The Microbacterium sp. W4I20 genome segment GCTCAACCTCATGGTCACCGATCCGGGCGCGTTCTCGAAGGTCGGCTCGTTCTCGGGCAGCCTCGTGAGCAGCATCAGCGCGGCCAAGGCGGCGCAGATCAATGAGGGCACCGACCTGGTGCGCCTCTACGTCGGCAACACCACCGACCGCTCCTACAACCAGAACGTGGCACTGACCGCGAAGCTGGATGCCGCGGGCGTCGAGTACGAGTTCGACGGCGTCAACCCCGCGTACGGCGACATCTGGGAGAACTGGCAGGAGGGGCTGCACGACTTCGCCTCGCGCCTGTTCCACGATGTCGACGGCCACGGCATGAGCGAGGGTCACCGTGCTCTCGACGGTGCGCACTCGCTCCCGCCGACCGGCACGACGCCCACACCCTGGGTGGACGAGCACGGCATCGTGACCTTCGAGACGGGCACCGAGTTCAGTGCCGCCAAGAACGTCACGATCTGGGCGAACTGGGCACCCGCGGGCGGATGGCTCCGCATCCCGATGGAGAAGGTCGGCGATCGCTGGCGGCTCACGCTCGGACCCATCGAGGGCGGCTCGTACTACTACAAGTTCATCGTGGACCGCGTCGACAAGAAGGATGCCGGCAACCCCACCTCGACGGACTCCGAACCCAACTGGAGCACGTTCTTCGTCGCCGGAGACGGCATCCGCGGACAGTTCACGGGCGACGTCGCCCCGGACAAGCGCGGAGCGGTCGAGACCATGTCGTACTCCAGCCTCGCGGGTGGCGCGGACCGTTCGGCGTACGTGTGGACGCCTCCGGGCTACGACCCCGAGCGCGAGGAGCCGTACCCGGTGTTCTTCCTCCAGCACGGCGGCGGGCAGACGTGGAGCGACTGGATCAAGGTCGGCCGAGCCGCCCAGATCCTCGACAACCACTACGCCAACGGCACGATCCGCCCGATGGTGGTCGTGATGGCCAACGGCAACGGCGTCGACTACCCGAAGGAGATCCTGCAGAAGCTCGTTCCCGCGACGGAGGCGGCGTACAACGTCAGCTCCGACCCGGGGCAGCGTGCCCTCGCCGGTCTCTCGATGGGTTCGGGGCATGCGCTCAGCACGCTCTACGCCCACCCCGGGCAGTTCGGCTACATCGGTGCGTTCTCGGCATTCTCGAATCCACCGGCGAACGCCGACGTCGAGGCGATCAACGCCGGCACGAAGCTCCTCGCCATCTACACCGGTGACATCCAGGACTTCACCTACCAGAACACCATGGGTCTGGTCAGCGCGCTGGAGAGTCGTGGCATCAACCACGAGTTCCACGCGCCGATCCCCGGCCCGCACAGCTGGGACGTCTGGCAGAAGGCGCTGATCGACTTCGTGCCGAAGCTGTTCGCGGCCGAGACCGCCTCGGGCATCCCGGTGCAGGCCTCGATCGCGGAGGGCGAGAACGGCGTGCTCGCGATGAGCGTCGCCGAATACGGCGAAGGGATCGCCCTGTCGGCTCCGCAGAACCTCGGTGACCGCCTGCGGTTCACCGGCGAGCTGCCGGAGGTCGCCGTGACCGATTCCCGGACCGCGCAGCAGGCCGGGCTCGGCGGATGGACCGTCGCCGCGCAGGCGCAGTCCTTCACGTCGGCCGGTCAGTCGATCGAGGCCGACCACCTGGGCTGGACGCCGAAGGTGCTCACACCGCGGGCAGGTCTCGCCGCCGGTGAGGCACTGGCCACCGCACTGGACGGAGGCCTCGGCCTCGCTACATCCGGTGAGTTGGCGACCGCCAACTCGGCCGGTCGATTCGGTTCCGCGAAGCTCGGTGCCGGTCTGCGGCTGGAGGTGCCGGTCGACACTCAGCCCGGCTCGTACTCCAGCGTCCTGTCCATCTCCCTGTTCCCGGTCGACTGACCGAGAGCCCTCACCCGTGCGGCCGGCCGGTCACCCCGGCCGGCCGCACGACGGCAAGGAGCGTCATGATCCCCCGTCCTCTCACCGC includes the following:
- a CDS encoding alpha/beta hydrolase-fold protein, producing MRTRKSASTRSGGSRWVALMAVTAVGVGSLLAAQPAAAAEAPADPWISQPADGLYRFTVPDSVVRSEVGSAPASLAVEGNFGPGNTWAQLNLGLSGGSWTATIGPLEPGQYYFQYKATIAGTEQLVTFRNPATEQAVTAQPSYSTFFIDGESAAWQADVPAGGELQTLTYDSSAAGAESTAQVWTPPSYDPNRAEEYPVLYLLQDSGQAHTEWTELGRAAQILDNLAVEGDIEPMVVVMADGNSTDVRSEILDDLLPAAQEEFHVSADPASQAIAGIGRGASQALNLMVTDPGAFSKVGSFSGSLVSSISAAKAAQINEGTDLVRLYVGNTTDRSYNQNVALTAKLDAAGVEYEFDGVNPAYGDIWENWQEGLHDFASRLFHDVDGHGMSEGHRALDGAHSLPPTGTTPTPWVDEHGIVTFETGTEFSAAKNVTIWANWAPAGGWLRIPMEKVGDRWRLTLGPIEGGSYYYKFIVDRVDKKDAGNPTSTDSEPNWSTFFVAGDGIRGQFTGDVAPDKRGAVETMSYSSLAGGADRSAYVWTPPGYDPEREEPYPVFFLQHGGGQTWSDWIKVGRAAQILDNHYANGTIRPMVVVMANGNGVDYPKEILQKLVPATEAAYNVSSDPGQRALAGLSMGSGHALSTLYAHPGQFGYIGAFSAFSNPPANADVEAINAGTKLLAIYTGDIQDFTYQNTMGLVSALESRGINHEFHAPIPGPHSWDVWQKALIDFVPKLFAAETASGIPVQASIAEGENGVLAMSVAEYGEGIALSAPQNLGDRLRFTGELPEVAVTDSRTAQQAGLGGWTVAAQAQSFTSAGQSIEADHLGWTPKVLTPRAGLAAGEALATALDGGLGLATSGELATANSAGRFGSAKLGAGLRLEVPVDTQPGSYSSVLSISLFPVD